Proteins from a genomic interval of Acidobacteriota bacterium:
- a CDS encoding VWA domain-containing protein: MKLTKYSKYVADAAGEVSLEDLLNALSDYLLQSGFQDSYGFYQMQDGDNEHTMEELRRAVQEALANSDWDEQLREQIEQMQMDGQLEQLIEQLIERMEQQDFITIDQAHDPAKESSVGGQSGPAQQQVKFEVTDKSLDFLGFKTLRDLLGSLGKSNFGRHDTRDLATGVEASGAAKPYEFGDTLNLDINATLSSAIQREGIGLPLNLEYADLHVHQCEYQSSCATVLMLDCSHSMILYGEDRFTPAKKVALALSHLIRTQYPGDSLSLVLFHDSAEEVPLSQLARVKVGPYYTNTREGLRLAQRILDRQHKDMKQIVMITDGKPSALTLEDGRIYKNAFGLDPLVVSQTLEEVSKCKRAGVLINTFMLASDFGLVQFVQKVTEMCRGKAYFTTPYTLGEYLLMDYMSRKTKTIH; this comes from the coding sequence ATGAAGCTCACCAAGTACTCCAAATACGTGGCGGACGCGGCCGGCGAGGTCTCGCTCGAAGACCTGCTGAACGCGCTCTCCGACTACCTGCTGCAATCCGGCTTTCAGGATTCCTACGGCTTCTACCAGATGCAGGATGGCGATAATGAGCACACCATGGAGGAGCTGCGCCGCGCGGTGCAGGAAGCGCTCGCGAACTCCGATTGGGATGAGCAGTTGCGCGAGCAGATCGAGCAGATGCAGATGGATGGCCAGCTCGAACAGCTCATCGAGCAGTTGATCGAGCGCATGGAGCAGCAGGACTTCATCACCATCGACCAGGCGCACGATCCGGCGAAAGAATCTTCCGTCGGTGGACAAAGCGGACCGGCGCAGCAACAGGTGAAGTTCGAAGTCACCGACAAGAGCCTCGACTTCCTCGGCTTCAAGACGCTGCGTGACCTGCTCGGCTCGCTGGGAAAATCCAATTTCGGACGGCATGACACGCGCGACCTCGCCACCGGCGTGGAAGCTTCGGGGGCCGCGAAACCCTACGAGTTCGGCGACACGCTGAACCTGGACATCAACGCGACCCTTTCCAGCGCGATCCAGCGCGAGGGAATCGGGCTGCCGCTGAACCTTGAGTACGCGGACCTGCACGTGCACCAGTGCGAGTACCAGTCATCGTGCGCGACCGTGCTCATGCTCGATTGCTCGCACTCGATGATCCTCTACGGCGAAGACCGCTTCACGCCAGCGAAAAAGGTTGCGCTCGCGCTCTCCCACCTCATCCGCACGCAGTATCCGGGCGATTCCCTCTCGCTGGTGCTGTTCCATGATTCCGCCGAAGAGGTGCCGCTCTCGCAGCTGGCGCGCGTGAAGGTCGGCCCGTACTACACCAACACGCGCGAGGGACTTCGCCTGGCGCAACGCATCCTCGACCGTCAACACAAGGACATGAAGCAGATCGTGATGATCACCGACGGCAAGCCCTCGGCGCTCACACTCGAAGACGGACGCATCTACAAGAACGCCTTCGGACTCGATCCGCTGGTCGTGAGCCAGACGCTGGAAGAGGTGTCGAAGTGCAAGCGTGCCGGCGTGCTCATCAATACATTCATGCTGGCGTCCGACTTCGGGCTCGTCCAGTTCGTGCAGAAGGTCACGGAAATGTGCCGCGGCAAGGCCTACTTCACCACGCCCTACACGCTCGGCGAGTACCTGCTGATGGACTACATGTCGCGCAAGACGAAGACCATCCACTAA
- a CDS encoding VWA domain-containing protein, whose product MRRLILLSLTGLVLAAAALSQQEAAKPAATPTIRAETRLVVVDAIVTDGSGKPITDLKPDELVVEENGKQQKLASVELITPSTEGPETLPPSIYSNRPEYNAPRSGYTILLIDALNTPVENQAWARQQLLRYAAAQLQPGRRVAVYALGNTLYRLQTFTDDPELLKAAIQRAEQYQLETKTGGTTAPGTRGPLPGSTTLGGGAAGSNPMFQNVLNRISTFQAEQSMFNAEVAIDTTTAALRALARMMLGVPGRKNLVWITAGVPIALRMEDMTVTTVLPERPNDPSGTAPPPLQREASYDAYAQNVRIAAANDVKEVASLLQLAQISIYAVDARGLFSGTSQTVASNSGLNSSGLLVMGQEYGRSVQNAGNYITTSQANMKSIASETAGRYYVNRNDIDEAVAAASRDGGTYYSIAYYPEKKKFDGSFRKIKISVKRPSSNVRHRLGYYAVDFSKKSKKDRENELGSAVRLSSFAPSTLVMFDVQVVPPAPAANAKVPVTFLLRPGNFTAEDVADGGKHIDLDFFVTAATPDGRSAASTGMKVDTKFSSEQFQRVSTQGILLPMDVTLPPGNYSLLLAVRDNPTGMLGTLNVPLQLRSPAP is encoded by the coding sequence ATGCGCCGTCTGATCCTCCTATCGCTTACGGGCCTGGTCCTTGCAGCCGCGGCGCTCTCCCAGCAGGAGGCCGCCAAACCTGCGGCCACGCCCACGATCCGCGCCGAGACGCGGCTGGTGGTGGTGGACGCCATCGTGACGGATGGAAGTGGCAAGCCGATCACCGACCTGAAGCCCGATGAGCTGGTGGTAGAAGAGAATGGCAAGCAGCAGAAGTTGGCGAGCGTAGAGCTGATCACCCCCAGCACGGAGGGTCCAGAGACGCTTCCGCCCAGCATTTACAGCAACCGGCCGGAATACAACGCGCCGCGAAGCGGATACACCATCCTGCTGATCGATGCGCTGAATACGCCAGTCGAGAACCAGGCCTGGGCCCGGCAGCAGTTGCTACGCTACGCTGCCGCGCAGCTCCAGCCCGGACGCCGCGTCGCGGTCTACGCGCTCGGCAATACCCTGTACCGGCTGCAGACCTTTACCGATGACCCCGAATTACTGAAGGCTGCCATCCAGCGGGCGGAGCAATACCAACTGGAGACGAAGACTGGCGGGACGACAGCTCCAGGTACGCGCGGGCCGCTGCCGGGAAGTACCACGCTTGGGGGCGGCGCGGCGGGCTCGAACCCGATGTTCCAGAATGTGTTGAACCGCATCTCGACGTTCCAGGCCGAGCAATCCATGTTCAACGCCGAGGTTGCGATCGATACCACGACCGCGGCGCTGCGCGCGTTGGCGCGCATGATGCTCGGCGTCCCGGGCAGGAAGAACCTGGTCTGGATCACGGCCGGCGTGCCGATCGCGCTGCGCATGGAAGACATGACCGTGACCACGGTGTTGCCGGAGCGGCCGAACGATCCTTCCGGAACAGCTCCTCCCCCACTGCAGCGGGAGGCGAGTTACGACGCGTATGCGCAGAACGTGCGCATCGCCGCAGCCAATGACGTCAAAGAGGTGGCGTCGCTGTTGCAGCTGGCGCAGATCTCCATCTATGCCGTCGACGCGCGCGGGCTGTTCAGCGGGACTTCGCAGACGGTGGCCAGCAATAGCGGCTTGAATTCTTCGGGGCTGCTGGTCATGGGACAGGAATATGGCAGGTCCGTCCAGAACGCGGGCAATTACATCACGACCTCACAGGCGAACATGAAGTCGATCGCCAGCGAGACAGCCGGGCGCTACTACGTCAATCGCAACGACATAGACGAGGCGGTCGCTGCCGCGAGCCGCGATGGCGGCACCTACTACTCCATCGCGTACTATCCCGAGAAGAAGAAGTTCGATGGCTCGTTCCGCAAGATCAAGATCTCGGTGAAGCGTCCCAGCTCGAATGTCCGCCACCGGCTCGGCTACTACGCGGTCGATTTCTCGAAGAAGAGCAAGAAGGACCGCGAGAACGAACTCGGCTCGGCGGTGCGATTGAGTTCGTTCGCGCCCTCGACCCTGGTGATGTTCGACGTGCAGGTCGTGCCGCCCGCGCCGGCGGCGAACGCAAAAGTCCCGGTCACCTTCCTGCTCCGGCCCGGCAACTTCACCGCTGAGGACGTCGCAGACGGCGGCAAGCACATCGACCTCGACTTCTTCGTCACCGCGGCGACGCCGGACGGCAGATCGGCCGCCAGCACAGGCATGAAGGTGGATACAAAGTTCAGCAGCGAGCAGTTCCAACGGGTCTCGACCCAGGGCATCCTGCTCCCCATGGATGTGACTCTGCCGCCGGGCAATTACAGCTTGCTGCTCGCCGTCCGCGACAATCCGACCGGAATGTTAGGGACCTTGAACGTGCCACTCCAACTGCGGTCGCCGGCGCCATGA